The DNA window TGTATGAAAGATGAATACATGTTCTTGTCTGTGATTGCACCTGGACCGAGTAACCCGAAAGACAAATTGGACGTATTCCTTCATCCGTTAATCGTCGAGCTACAATCCTTGTGGTCTAATGGTGTTCCCACATACGATATTCACGCCCAACAAAATTTTAATATGCGTGCGGCTTTGATGTGGACGATAAGTGATTTTCCCGCATACGCAATGTTGTCTTGTTGGAGCACTTCCGGAAAACAAGCATGTCCTCACTGCATGTCTGATTCAGACGCCTTTACCTTGCCATGTAGTGGCAAGACATCATGGTTTGACAATCATCGGAAGTTTTTACCTGAAGATCATCCATTGCGTCGTAATAGGACAATGTTTCTAAGAGGTAAACAAGTGTTACAGTCGGATCCTATCTCTAAACCTGGGGACGAATTACTCAATGAGTTGGACGAGTTTGGTGTCAGACCTTCGTATGAGATTGGCTCTGACACAATCAATAAGAAAATTTGTAACTTGACTAGATGTGGTTGGAGAAGACGGAGTATTTTTTGGGAGCTTCTGAAACACCCCACTTAAAACATTTTAAATCCAAAAATAACTTGACATCAACGGAAgcatttaactttaaaataaaaataattatactgTATATACATTGCAAATATTATCTTACAATACAAACAATACATAATCTCAAACATCTAATTCAAATACCAATATtacatataataaaatacatgatatttttaaaactttaattgtTCAACACACcccaataaaatcattaacataatcAAACAAAACTTTTCCATTACAATAGCTATATGACTTCTCCTCCTTGGACAATCTGCTTCAAATCTTTTTattacctgcatcacatgacattaactgaaatgagataaaactcagtaagtagagaactttacataacaaatacatatttatatggCTTGGCTTGGAACATCGCAATGGCAATAAACATTAACCAATACCATCTTCAATGAACCATAATGAAAGAATCTATATAGATGGTATATCataacatgaattaaaggaaATGAAACAATAGCTCAATGATCTGTAATCTGTGAATGTTATCtctgttaatatatataaatatatatcggacTGTGAGAGATAACCATGAAAGAAAATGATAGTCTGTAATTTGTAATCTGTGACCTGTGAGTGTTATCtctgttaatatatataaatatatatcggacTGTGAGAGATAACCTATGGATAGTATCTCTGtgatatatgaaaatatataccAGACTGTGAGAGAAACTCttcatgtgattggccaatgacatgcatgaattactatcattccttggATTGAAACATATGAAATTCATTGGGACAATTGAACAAACACTTGATAAGCACAATAACTTGCTAGCTTCTTTatcaatgaaataaataatttttttggatcAATGAATATATAACAACAAATATGGCAATAACGAAACCATGAAAGAAGCTAGACATCAATAAAAATGGCttggatacatatatatcatgtgagcacaaggaatagcctctacttacaacccaatcaATACTTGGTTGCAAAGATGACCTCAAAAGAatccctacaacaataaacaccATAAAAACTATGAATTAACATCATATTTACATAGATCCATAAAGTCAACGCAACCCTTCAACCCAACAATTCCTTGCAAAACCAAAGAATAACTAAGCTCTTACCTTGTAGCTTGCACCTAGACTAGGAGATGCTAAGAATTCCTCAAAAATTCTTGAACTTGAATGAAGATTTGGAGAAGAGAATTTTGGGgaagaaaatgagaaggaaacgTATGAAAGAGAAGGAGAAGGGAAGAAATGAAGATagatctgtaaacaatgcaatATAAATTCATTCCCAACCTTAAAATCGCATTTTGGAATAGCACTTTCGCATAAATAACGcagggcagcgcacccgcgctgcctaTGGCAGCGCTGGCGCGGCGCTGCCCTGCACAGGCAGTGCGGGGGCGGCCTGCTGCCGCACAGGCCGCGCCCCTGCGCTGCCTCTGGCAGCGCATGTGCGGCCTGCTCTCGGCCAGGCAGCGCCCCTAGGCAGCGCAGGTGCGGCGCTGCTGCACCCAAGCGCTACTACTCCGCCGTGAACTCCTAAAAATAACTTTTCTTGACTTAATATCCAACCTTTTCTTATACCACTAAATTCTTATGAATTATAACAACCAAACTCCTTCTAAAATCAAGCATAAAACCATCTCCCAAAACTTGACCATATCAATTTATGAATATCCTTTAACCATAACACATGAAATCATTGATCATAGCACAATAAAAACTTgggatattacaatctcccctccttaataaaatttcgtccccgaaattaccTATTGTCGAATAGATTAGGATAACAATGCTTCATCTCCTCTtccggttcccacgtggcctcttcaaTCACTTGATTTCTCCATAGAACTTTAACAATGCCAATTTCTTTGTTCCTTAATACTTTAACCttacgatcaagaatttgaaccGGCATTTCATCATAACTTAGGTTAGGCAAAAGCTCCAATGACTCGTACCGAAGAACATGAGATGGATTAGCAATATACTTACgaagcatagatacatgaaatacattaTGAACTCGGTCCAAGTCCGGTGGCAATGCAAGACGATAGGCTCGGTCTCCAATCTTATCTAGaatttcaaatggtccaatgtatcgaggacttAACttacctttcttgccaaatctcacaACTCCTTTTAGAGGAGCTATCTTGATAAAAACCTGATCACCAACCTCGAACCAAAGGCCGTCTTCTCACATCGgcataacttttctgtctagactgagctgtcttcattctttcttgAATTAACGCCACAActtctgctgtttgttgaaccaactcagggcccaacatctttctttcaccTATCTCttcccaatacagaggagatcTACAATTTCTTCCATATAAGGCTTCATAAGGTGCTAAGCCAATAGAAGACTGGTAACTATTATTATACGTTAATTCAACCAatggcaatttggaatcccagctccCAGGGAAATCAATTGTGCAAGCTcttaacatatcctcaagaatttgAATAACCCTTTCTGATTGCCCGTCGCTTTGAGGATGGTAGGCGGTGCTAAAGGCTAACTTCGTGCCCAAAGCTCGATGTAAACTTTTCCAAAACTCTGATGTAAACTTACTGAGTTGAGTATATTCTTTGCAGATTTAACAGCACGGAATGTTAAACAAAGTGATATGATCCGTTTAAACGAACAAATTCCCATCATAATGTGCAAGTTAGAAAAGATTTCCCCCAAGTTTTTTCGACTCGATGGAGCATTTGTGCATACACATACCATATGAAGCACGCATCATGGGTCTTGTACAATTTAGGTGGATGTATCCCTTTGAAAGATATCTACGTAAATTGAAAAACACGGTGCGTAACAAGGCACGAGTAGGGGGTTCCATATGAAATGCATATTTGGTTAAGGAGGCTGCTATATTCTGTCAGCATTACTTCAGTGATTCGACGGGCAGCAAAACGCGTAAAACTAGGAAAGCTCATGAAAGCACATATGTTGACACTAATGACTCAGAACTTCTTTCCATATTCCTCAATCGTGGTAAGAAGATTGGAGCTGCAAAATCACGATGGCTAACAAATGAAGAATATCATGCAGTTTCAACATATATTTTGCACAATTGCAATGAAATAAAGCCATTTCTCaggtattatatatatttaattcattattttatataataactcGTCTCATATTTTTAATTGTATTCAATGTATTGCAGCATGTATGAGAACAACATCTGTATGGCAAATCCACACATGGATGACTCTTCAGTCGAGGCGTACATCCAAACCAATTTGTTTCAGTGGTTTCGTCAATATGTATAAATGacaaattataattttgtttacatatttcaataaactgttaaataatgtGATTTAAagttataaattattttatcgTAGGCTACCTTGCCGGATGCTCAAATTGAAAATCCAATTATTAAACAAGTTGCAGGAGGTCctttgatgaaagtgaagactTACCGATGTTATTGCATTAATGGATTTAACTTTCATACAGTGCATGAAACTTCGTTCAAAGGTACAAACAACTCGGGGCATCAAGTCAGTGGTCACATGAGTAGTGGAAATGTCACTGAGTTTTATGGGCAAATTgaagaaataatagaaattgAATACCCAGGTCTATCATCGAAACAAGTTGTACTTTTTAAGTGTCGCTGGTTTGATACTCATCCTCGGTCGGGCACACGCATACACAaaaagtacaaaattgttgatgtCAATCGAAAAAAGAATCTGGGATACTACGaaccatttgtgtttcctacacaagcctcgcaagttgtgtatttgacttatccaacaacgaagcgagcagaatcagattggatacatgtgaGTACTCTACGTAGGCGAGCTTATGATCACAGGCTTAAGCTTACCATCTTGGATGGatgtaagtaaattttttttaatcttaaaGTAATTGTTTGACAAAATTTCGTTCtacttatttaatatttttaagaaaaagatTACAATAATATGTATTCTTGGTTATAGATTTTACCTAGATAATAGCAGTGTATCGAGATACATATCGAGACAGTTCAAACTGCAGACATGTGATCCCGGCTGGTCGTGGAGGTATGTGACACCTGACCAGCGGCAGTGGTATTGGGAGAAGTTCTGTGTAAGTCTTTATTAAAACAATCAATTTTTACAATAACATGTTTCAATTTTTATTAAACTATTAACTtacttaaatattaaatattgcaGTTGAGGTATAGATGGGCAGCCGACATTGATATTCAGGTACGAGAGTTGTGATTACGACGTCCCTGCAGGTAGCAGTGTTACGTAACCACAACTCTCGTACCTGAGTATCAATGTTAGCTGCCCATCTATACCTCAACtgcaatatttaatatttaagtaAGTTAATAGTTTAATAAAAATTGAAACATGTTATTGTAAAAATTGATTGTTTTAATAAAGACTTACACAGAACTTCTCCCAGTACCACTGCCGCTGGTCAGGTGTCACATACCTCCACGACCAGCCGGGATCACATGTCTGCAGTTTGAACTGTCTCGATATGTATCTCGATACACTGCTATTATATGGGTAAAATCTATAACCAAGAATACATGTTATTGTAATCTTTTtcctaaaaatattaaataagtaGAACAAAATTTTGTCGAACAATTACTTTAAGATTAAAAAATTTTACTTACATCACATCCAAGATGGTAAGCTCAAGCATGTCATCAGGCGGTGGAGGAGGCGTATGTCCAGACATAGTACGTAAACTGCAAATccaaaaattttgttattacaaATGTCTCAACACCAACATATTCAGCACTATATTTTGAAGCCTACAAGTGCTTAAATATTTATGTGTTATATTTTGAAGCCTACAAGTGCTTACAACATACGATACATCCAACTTCTATTTCATGTGTTATATTTTGAAGCCTACAAGtgcttaaatatttatatttaatttaactaTATTATCAAAAATTATACAACGAAAAATTAAATAAGTATCTACAATTCTAACAGAAAATTAATgttacaattaaaaaaaatcatgtatgatttattaataatattacgctaaatttgataaataacatgcataaaattcataaacaacATATTAATAAcgctaaaattcataactaaaCTACTATGCAAAAATAAATTATCTAGTACGCTAAACTTTTTAAATAAAGTATTatgctaaaattcataactacACTACTACGCAAAAATAACAcgtaaatattaaattttcaatAAAGAAAACGCTTTAAAAATCTGACGTGCTTGAAGATATGCAAATCCACGTAACGCTGGAAGATCACACGAACGAGCAAATCTAAGGAATGAAAACGAAAAGATGTTAGTACAAATAATAAAAACGAAACTGCATGCGAAAAAAAAGATAAGAGTGTCGACACTACCAGAGAAGAAAGGCGATAATCGCTGAAGAAAATGTGTGTGAACCTCGGTATATATAGAAATCATAGCGACGATTTATACAAACCCGTCGTCATTAGCGACAGATGttggtaaaaccgtcgctaatagcaacGGTATTTGTCAAActgtcgccgatctagatcggcgacgttttttaaaaattgttgcCATTCGCAACGGTtctttaaaaccgtcgctaattgttttttcttttaaaaaaatgtgtTAATTTTTATaagaataaatttaaaattaaataaaaaaaatttagttttaaataatatatgaaaaaacaattgaaataaaatttagttTTATATAGTTTCGGTTTAGTTTTGTTGTTATTATGaagtaaaattaaaattttataacaaTAATTTACAATGTTAATTAAGTAATTGAAATAAAATCTAATATAACAAAACTTACAATGAACTCATCTCAATACAACTGTCGTTGGTCTGCAGTAACATGTTGCTGCTCTGTCATATATATACGTACGTACAAAATATAGGTATGCAAACAATTGGTTAATTATgtgcacaaaataaaatatattttttttttcagattaCAATTCAATATAATTAAACTCAACCTTATTCACTTTCGTCGTAAATGTCACAAGCATCGTCGCTCGAATATTGAACCTCTTCTGTTTCACTTTCAGTGCTGTTCAAATCAATTTCGTTGTCGTACATAACATTAACATCGACTAGATTTTGAGACGTCAAAAGAAATTGAGTTGAGATGTCATGAGATCCACTTTCGTTGTTTTGAAACGCATCGGTCGCATCAATTTGATTCTGCTCAATATGTGGCTCAACATCAGTGACATAAGCTCGCCTACGTAGAGTACTCACATGCATCCAATCTGATTCTGCTCGCTTCGTTGTTGGATAAGTCAAATACACAACTTGCGAGGCTTGTGtaggaaacacaaatggttCGTAGTATCACAGATTCTTTTTTCGATTGacatcaacaattttgtacttttTGTGTATGCGTGTGCCCAACCGAGGATGAGTATCAAACCAGCGACACTTAAAAAGTACAACTTGTTTCGATGATAGACCTGGGTATTCAATTTTTACTATTTCTTCAATTTGCCCATAAAACTCAATGACATTTCCACTACTCATATGACCACTGACTTGAAGCCCCGAGTTGTTTGTACCTTTGAACGAAGTGTCATGCACTGTATGAAAGTTAAATTCATTAATGCAATAACCTCGGTAagtcttcactttcatcaaagGACCTCCAGCAACTTGTTTAATAATTGGATTTTCAATTTGAGCATCCGACAAGGTAGCCTacgataaaaaaatttaaactttaaatcacattatttaacaatttattGAAATACGtaaacaaaattataatttttcatttataCATATTGACGAAACCACTGAAACAAATTGGTTTGGACGTACGCCTCGACTGAAGAGTCATCCATGTGTGGATTTGCCATACGGATGTTGTTCTCGTACATCCTGCAATACATTGAATACAATTAAAAATATGAGACgagttattatataaaataatgaactaaatatatataatacctGAGAAATGGCTTTATTTCATTGCAATTGTGCAAAACATATGTTGAAACTGCATGATATTCTTCATTTGTTAGCCATCGTGATTTTGTAGCTCCAATCTTCTTACCACGATTGAGGAATATGGAAAGAAGTTCTGAGTCATTAGTGTCAACATATGTGCTTTCATGAGCTTTCCTAGTTTTACGCGTTTTGCTGCCCGTCGAATCACTGAAGTAATGGTGACAGAATATAACAGCCTCCTTAACCAAATATGCATTGCATATGGAACCCTCTACTCGTGCCTTGTTACGCACCGTATTTTTCAATTTACGTAGATATCTTTCAAAGGGATACATCCACCTAAATTGTACAAGACCCATGATGCGTGCTTCATATGGTATGTGTATGCACAAATGCTCCATCGAGTCGAAAAAACTTGGGGGGAAAATCTTTTCTAACTTGCACATTATGATGGGAATTTGTTCGTTTAAACGGATCATATCACTTTGTTTAACATTCTGCGCTGTTAAATCTGCAAAGAATATACTCAACTCAGTAAGAGCCTCCCAAACATCTCGTGGTAACAACTCTTTGAATACCACAGTAATTAGTCGGTGCATGAATACATGACTCTTCATACCAAACATCCTCAACTTGTTCATGTCTATGCAACGCGACATTTTAGAAACATACCCATCAGAGAATCTAACTTCTTTGAGCCATCTAAAAAGAACTTGTCGGGAATGCTTGTCAAGTGTGTAATTTGCTTTCGGAAATTTTTCGTCTGTTGTAGATGGATGCAACTCGGTTCTAATACCCATCTGAACAAGATCAACTCATGATTTGGAATTATCCTTCGTATGCCCTTGTATATTACAAACCGTAATAAAGACATTGTCGAAGACGTTTTTCTCAATGTGCATGACATCCAAGTTATGTCTTATAAGGTTCGTACTCCAATATGGAAGCTCCCAAAAAATACTCTGTCTTCTCCAACCACATCTAGTCAAGTTACAAATTTTCTTATTGATTGTGTCGGATTCAATCTCATACGAAGGTCTGAAACCAAACTCGTCCAACTCATTGAGTAATTCGTCCACATGTTTAGAGATAGGAGCCGAATGTAACACTTGTTTACCTTTTAGAAACATTGTCCTATTACGACGCAATGGATGATCTTCAGGTAAAAACTTCCGATGATTGTCAAACCATGATGTCTTGCCACTACATGGCAAGGTAAAGGCTTCTGAATCAGACATGCAGTGAGGACATGCTTGTTTTCCGGAAGTGCTCCAACCAGACAACATTGCGCATGCGGGAAAATCACTTATCGTCCACATCAAAGCCGCACGCATATTAAAATTTTGTTGGGCGTGAATATCGTACGTGGGAACACCATTAGACCACAAGGATTGTAGCTCGACGATTAACGGATGAAGGAATATGTCCAATTTGTCTTTCGGGTTACTCGGTCCAGGTGCAATCACAGACAAGAACATGTATTCATCTTTCATACACATCCAAGGTGGTAAATTATATGGAGTAAAAATGACTGGCCATGACGAATAATGCTGCCCACTTTGTCCAAAAGGTTGAAATCCATCTGTTGACAATCCTAATCTCACATTTCGGATTTCGGATGAAAAAGATGGATGCAAAGCGTCAAAATGACGCCACACTGTACAATCAGAAGGGTGTGTCATAGTGTCACCGTCAAAATGATGATCATTATGCCAACGCTTATGTGACGCTGTAGCTTTTGAAGCATACAGTCTTTGCAAACGTGGAGTGATCGGAAAATAATACATCAACTTGTATGGAATTCCCTTCTTCTGAGGATTTTGAGATCGACTTCTACTACGTTTGTATCGAGGATGTTCACATATCTTACACTCTGTTAAAACATCGTCAACACCCCAGTATATCATACAATTATTCTTGCATGCATCAATCTTTTCAACCGGAAGCCCTAGATCTTTGATAATTTTCTTGGTCGCGTAAAAACTATCAGGGACGTAGTTATCAGACAGACATAACTCTGACATGAGTTGACACATGTCATTGTAATTGCGCTTGGACATGCTGTGTTCATGTTTCATCTTCAGTAACCGAGCGAGCACAGACAACACAGAATGACCGTGTGGATTTCTATCCCAAATTTCTTTCTCGGTTGATTTAATGCATTCATACAATGATTTAATATAACTGTTTGGACTTTCAGGAACTTCAGGACCAATATTTATTGTAGGATTTTCTTCACCAAAATTCTCATTCTCATTTTCAGGGTTCTCTTCAAAGTTAACATTTTCTTCAATAGTATCAAAAAAATCCGGAAATGTAGTTTGAGCAATTGGTGGTGCCCTACGAGAGGAAGATGACGAAGGAGCTTCCATATTAAAATTAGGATAGAACGGGCGAATATATTCCTCTCCATGAAAATACCAATTGTAGTAATCCAGTACAAATCCATAACGACCGAGATGAACCTTGACAGTATCTTCATCTAAATATGTTTGGTTCTGACATTTTTTTCGATTGCAAGGACAACAGATATTTCCATTTAATAAACATTCCGGATGACTAAGTGCAAATGTTACAAACGACTCTACACCAACACAATATTCAGCCGTTAGAAATCCATTCTCCAACCGACGATACATCCAATTTGTATCGTTATCCATTTTATCCtacaaaataataaataagatGTAGTTTACTTTATAATGAGGTGTCATCaggtattttgtttaaaaaactcTTCGCCTTTTACACTTGTcatatcccttaccgggagtgtgggatgtcgtcttaacatcctcccaggatttataacaagtttttgaaaaatttattagataataacattatattatacattaatatatatatatatatatatatatatatatatatatatatatatatatatatatatatatatacaagataGAAATTTACTAAGAATTGAATTGCAAAAAAACGTACCTAAGAAAAAACAAACAATGTCCAcgagagaagatttttatcgCGCGCAAATGTGATTGAAGGAAGTGTTGTGGAGAAAATTCGCCAAAAACGCGAcaatttatagacagtttgctaatagcgacggttttaataaactgtcgctattagcgacggtttcattTCAACAGTCTCCGatctaaatcggcgacggtttaacttTTACTGTCGCTAAATGTAACGACAATTTTTTTAAACCGTTGCTGTTTTAAATTTTAGCAACGGTTTAAGTAAACCGTCGGTAATGATAGCTATGGTCTGCTTTTCGACCGTCGCTATTGTAGCGACAGGTTTcagtaaaccgtcgcttaataaattaagcgacggtttaataaaaaccgtcgtTTGTTATAGCGACGATTTTTAAATATCGTCGCTGTTATAGAGACGGTTGACTTTAAACCGTCGTTATTATAATGACGGtttttattaaaccgtcgctgaaTTTGATAAGCGACAGTTTTTTAGCCACCGTCGTTATTATAACGACGGTTTATCAAAACTCGTCGCTATTATAGAGATGGTTGAATTTAAACTATCGCCGAATATgataagcgacggtttatcaAAACTCGTCGCTATAATGTCGACAATtttacaaaaaccgtcgctatgttgACCCTTTTTTTGTAGTGTCTTTTTCCTAATAAGGGAGAGGATACTTCTCTAACTTCGGAATGCTTAAACAATACAAATTAAAAAATCCGATTAAACATAAATTGTCAGTTTAATATTAGAAACCAAATTATAAATGCACAATACATGACTTGTCCAAAACAACATCTTATTATGCGTAATCTCTATCTAGTTAGATAactatatataatatatcatatcattTCACATCATTAAACCCAAAAAAGAGAGCCAGAAAACTTCTTGGTTTTTGCATTGTAAAAATACTAATCAAACAAAAAAC is part of the Primulina eburnea isolate SZY01 chromosome 1, ASM2296580v1, whole genome shotgun sequence genome and encodes:
- the LOC140807886 gene encoding uncharacterized protein is translated as MYENNICMANPHMDDSSVEAYIQTNLFQWFRQYATLPDAQIENPIIKQVAGGPLMKVKTYRCYCINGFNFHTVHETSFKGTNNSGHQVSGHMSSGNVTEFYGQIEEIIEIEYPGLSSKQVVLFKCRWFDTHPRSGTRIHKKYKIVDVNRKKNLGYYEPFVFPTQASQVVYLTYPTTKRAESDWIHVSTLRRRAYDHRLKLTILDGCK
- the LOC140812347 gene encoding uncharacterized protein, translating into MHRLITVVFKELLPRDVWEALTELSIFFADLTAQNVKQSDMIRLNEQIPIIMCKLEKIFPPSFFDSMEHLCIHIPYEARIMGLVQFRWMYPFERYLRKLKNTVRNKARVEGSICNAYLVKEAVIFCHHYFSDSTGSKTRKTRKAHESTYVDTNDSELLSIFLNRGKKIGATKSRWLTNEEYHAVSTYVLHNCNEIKPFLRMYENNIRMANPHMDDSSVEAYVQTNLFQWFRQYATLSDAQIENPIIKQVAGGPLMKVKTYRGYCINEFNFHTVHDTSFKGTNNSGLQVSGHMSSGNVIEFYGQIEEIVKIEYPGLSSKQVVLFKCRWFDTHPRLGTRIHKKYKIVDVNRKKNL
- the LOC140807893 gene encoding uncharacterized protein, whose protein sequence is MDNDTNWMYRRLENGFLTAEYCVGVESFVTFALSHPECLLNGNICCPCNRKKCQNQTYLDEDTVKVHLGRYGFVLDYYNWYFHGEEYIRPFYPNFNMEAPSSSSSRRAPPIAQTTFPDFFDTIEENVNFEENPENENENFGEENPTINIGPEVPESPNSYIKSLYECIKSTEKEIWDRNPHGHSVLSVLARLLKMKHEHSMSKRNYNDMCQLMSELCLSDNYVPDSFYATKKIIKDLGLPVEKIDACKNNCMIYWGVDDVLTECKICEHPRYKRSRSRSQNPQKKGIPYKLMYYFPITPRLQRLYASKATASHKRWHNDHHFDGDTMTHPSDCTVWRHFDALHPSFSSEIRNVRLGLSTDGFQPFGQSGQHYSSWPVIFTPYNLPPWMCMKDEYMFLSVIAPGPSNPKDKLDIFLHPLIVELQSLWSNGVPTYDIHAQQNFNMRAALMWTISDFPACAMLSGWSTSGKQACPHCMSDSEAFTLPCSGKTSWFDNHRKFLPEDHPLRRNRTMFLKGKQVLHSAPISKHVDELLNELDEFGFRPSYEIESDTINKKICNLTRCGWRRQSIFWELPYWSTNLIRHNLDVMHIEKNVFDNVFITVCNIQGHTKDNSKS
- the LOC140807877 gene encoding uncharacterized protein, with translation MLRACTIDFPGSWDSKLPLVELTYNNSYQSSIGLAPYEALYGRNCRSPLYWEEIGERKMLGPELVQQTAEVVALIQERMKTAQSRQKSYADVRRRPLVRDKIGDRAYRLALPPDLDRVHNVFHVSMLRKYIANPSHVLRYESLELLPNLSYDEMPVQILDRKVKVLRNKEIGIVKVLWRNQVIEEATWEPEEEMKHCYPNLFDNR